The genomic region ctctgcatggtgagagcctaaaccctgccataatatccctactacttctagactaggttcccacagacggcgccaattgtaagtgcacaattgcaccctGACCCAAGAATGTTATAGGCTCagggcccaatgagccttaaacaataaaaatttgtagagagtgggcttgaaacctgtgttagaagtgagtgaagattaaatgacaaactaaagattgccaagATTTTGGAAACAAAGGCAAGAAGTAAtataaataggtctcctcgacGTAGCCGAGAGtcgttcttatattatctctctctctttgtcctttttcttttaggttacaaaagtcCGTCCCATATTTCGTTCGGAtctcccttaaatactcttctttttaatactttatacacgtgttgccccaactcctcccttagcctagatatttcttttcttagtgcctttgaacaagaatagaagtttcccttccaccgttcaagtgtcacctccccattaatgcggccaggtgGTAGgtggtctttaatgtggaggtagcctttacttttgacactttcccaacatcggtgcttctaggacattcaagggttcaccccctttaaccacctggtcttgaccgtgtcattcaacctgtaccatgaagtcccgggttctctggtgttagtccgaggagaaaaacatcatcggctggatcctcggatcctcggcgcatgggccgacctaaagtaccaacaagccctaaacccaagagcaggtcggcctttcTTAGTaaggcccaacggcccatatccctattaagatctttttaccccccacaattactgccaagaaaaagaaaagaaaagaaaaagaaagaggcaTGCTAGgccctagaaaatcaaaagaaacaaaaagaatagaaaaaaaagaggcaacagcccagaaaaaacaaaagacaaaaaaagggCAATGGTACCGCctagtgaaagaaaaaaaaaagaggggggggggggcaacgTATTGCCCagtagagaagaaaaaaataaaggcaactTGAAGAATATGCACATAgatatttttgtcaattatgaaaaaattcatCCCTACTCagttttctttccattttgggaagaaaatattttggtggACTTGGGGAGAAAACAGTAGGgctcctttatttattttccttcctctctacccaaccaaacacacttcaaaaaaaatttctttcccattttctctccaaagtttttcaTCTACCATGTTTCACCtctaaacaaacacacccttagaCTAGTAATTACATAAGGGTATGCAAACCTTATTGACAACTCTAATAAGATTTTGGATGAGTGGACATGGGATCCaccttcacaatattttttaattatgactCGTTTGTTAAGTAAGAATGAAAGTTGTACGTTTTGTTTAATCGtgtttattctttaaaatgaagaGTAATTATTGTtcaatgtcatttttatttCCATGTGTCACAAGACATATGTTCAATGGTTCATTGAACAGACTATGTCGCATCATTAATATGCACAAAAGAATTAGGGTTGTGCATTGAATATGTTGTAGGCTCAAAGAAGGCCTAAAAAAGAACCTTAAGCCTACATGAGATGATCCTTTATCCAAGAAAGATGATGTTGCGAAAGCTTGAGGAAAGCACACACGATGTTCTATTGATggaacaaaaactaaactattaGCTTCTAATAGTAAACCTTGAGTCTATGAGGGGTTTCCCTAAATCCACAATGAGATAAACTGGAATCTActaaagaataaaatttgacaaaagtatgtgtttattaataatagtttaatttaCCTCTGATGgttacaaaacatataaatactgagAAAAATGTCTAAAACCTTAATTTGCACTAATTATGCGATTATgtgataaaatattgaaatttaccaaaaatggaaaaaatgagttAAATATCGTATTATAACTACTGACCTTAAGGGTTGTCTCAAAATAAGCGGGACCTTATTATGACTTTTGAGTAAAAAGTTActaaggaaataaaataattactaTAAATAGTAAAATCGCAGTTTTCAGGCCCTGAATGGAGGAATTTGCCATTTTCAAGGGGTACCTTGTGGCAATGCAATGACTATTGCTCGGAAGGTTGTTTCGTTTCAGCCTGCCAAATTTCATGCGATTTCAACTCTATTGTCTAAATTATATCTACTAGTGCATTTTTGCCTTGCATGATTTTAGATGCACTTGGGACTCTAGAAAGGTCATGGCAGTTTATTCTACATCAAAAGattcataattttttctaaaatattggGCTTAAAAAGAAACCTTAAGCCTACACAAGATGATCCTTTAGCCAAGAAataagattcttttttttttttctcaaaatattgaGCTCAAAATTCACCATGACATGGATCAGACTCAATAGCCCAAATGCCATCACGACACCATTTGGGCATAAAAGCCCTAATCTTTTTCCACATTAATTGGGTTTAAAAGCCCAAAAAGTTTGTAACGTCACAAGATGTGTCCAAAAAGCTTGAAATTTCCTTATCTTATGGATCAGGCTTAAAGCTCTTTATGACTTTTGATTAAGACCcaaaaatttctctctcatcaattAGGGGCCTAAACAAATTAAGTGATCATGAGATAGACTATTTTAAGCATTGAACTTGAAGGGTATTAGAACTCAGTGGTTTTTAAAGGAGATGGATGGAAAGGgtatgaaacaaaaaaagaggaaggaagagaattaaaaaaaggagaaaaatggaACAAAAAGCTTGAAATTCCCTATCTTATGGATCAAGCTTAAAACTCATTATGTCTTTTGATTAAGACCCAAAAGTTTCTTTAACATAAATTGAGAGCCTGAAAAATTAAGTGATCCACCCATTAGATTGGCTATTTTAGGCATTGAACTTGAGGGATACTAGAACTTAGTGGTTCTTAAAGGAGATGGATGGAAAGGGTATGGAACAAAAATAGAGTAAGGaagagagaattaaaaaaggAGAGGAGGAAAATGGAACAAAAAGGAAGTGAGGAAGAGGACCGGTTGCTAGGTCCTTTAGGAGTAACTAAATCCTATAGTTTCAATCTAAGACTATTTTACAAATTGCACACTTAAAGTTTGGGGTAAATTTGATTTAGGCCTGTATCATTAAATACCACCTAGAAAAAATGCTCTTATGGTTATGTCCAATGTTGACGTGTCTATTAAGTGTCATGTAAGCCTATCACATGTGTTAGTTGGTCCAATTAAATTATGTCACGTAAATTTAATTATCTGATGTAATTAAATAacgtaattttttaaattaaaataataatctaaaatctaataaaatagtACCTATCAACCAAAACTGTTCTAAGGATTTGGAAcgcaaaaatagaaataaaaatctaaacTGCAAACATAATGTCATTCCACACGTTTAATTTGACACTCtttgaaagggaaaaattggaaaataacaCCAATTctcaaacaattttgttagttagcaatgttttcaaactatttaggaaactaacatctcgagtctaagaaacTTGATTTTGCTCTTAGAACTTAACCCTAACCGACTCGATTTCTTTGAGAACTCAAGCCTAAGAGAGATGATTTATACGAGTTCTTAAGATCCAGAAAACACCCAAAGGCCGCTAGATCGAGTCGGCATGAGAGAAGAGGGATTGGTTTAGGTTCAGAGAGATGAACTTTAGATCGGACCACCACCGATGGTGGCGAAGATGGTCGGAGGAAGAGCCAAGGAGGCTTGGCCATGAAAATTTTAGTCCAAATCGTGGGGTTGCTCACCTGGTTTCAGTCCAAACCGTGGGTTGCTTTGCCTGGAGCTTCGGTGCCGCTGCCTCTTCGAAACTTCCCCATCGCTCTTGGGTTAGGGAGATCTGGGTTCGTGGAACTTCTTTATGGTTTTTCGATTTGTTCTTCGTGTATTTCTAATTTGTTGTTcatgatttgggttttttgattttgttcttCATGGTTTTCTGGTTTGAAATctttttatggaactcgagtctttaaaACTCAAGTTCTAGCCGTTGAAATTGACTCCCTAAAACTTGATTTACTACACCAAAATTGACTCTCTTAtgctcgagatgttagtttcctaaatagtttggaaatgttgctaactaacgaaattgtttgaaatttgttgtttttttccaatttttcccCTCTTTGAAACTCCGAAGTTTAAGTTATTACCCTTagatcttctttaaaaaaaagttattacttTTGAAATAGTAGGCTCTAGTATATTACTTTTAGAGAAATGCTACctaccacaatattttcgtAACAATTTCgcaacaaattttaggtgataGGTTATTATCAGCTATTACTGGTGGttcaaaaagtaattttagtgatgAGTTtatattaaaactaataatattgtgaatgtaacatTCCTCTTacttttaatacttcaaagttGAATTTGTTACCAATACAAACAATTGGGTAAAAATACGATCAACATCTTTGAAGTTTGAGCTAATATTAGCTAGGTTCATGACATTTCAAAATTAACTATTATGGTCCTTAAACCaagctttttttgttttgttttgtttttgagaaggATCCTTAAACCAAACTTGGTTCTTAATCTATTACtcatttttctcatctcttttaCGGTAATTACGGtaattagagcattcacagcagtggagctaaatagctatattgctattttagctccactcaaaccacaAAATCCCATAcacagcagtggaggcaaagctaaatttttttagctttgcgctacagtgctcatatatcaatacatgagcactgtagctgaaagttataaaaaaaaaaaaaactattttattcgggtttgattaaaataattcaaagcctctctctctctctctctctctctctctctgtctctctctctctctctgtctctctctcagtcACTCTCATCTCTGTGCACTGAAGCTTTCATCTCTCTGAACCTCATCTCTCTCAACTCCGAAGCTCGACGTCACCGACCCACCGCCGATCAGCCTCAGACTCACGCCGCCATCcgcctcagacccacgccgcCGATCCGCCATCCGCCTCAGACCTATGAGTAGAGCGATGAGATCGAAGCCAAGAGAGATGATTCGCGCAAGTCTCGTCGGCCGGTACCGAATCGGACAGAGTATCGGGCATGGGTTTCGGTTTGGCTGTGTTGAATCCACTGTGTTGCCTTGCTCCGATTTCGATCGTGAAGGACCGAGCCATGCCGTTGGCAACAAAATCGGGCGGTCCGTATCAGTTAAGGCTCGATTCGTCAGTGAAGACCATGAAACCGTGCCCCTCGGTGCAGGTATCGTCCACCGATACTGAATCGGACAGAGTATCGGGCATGGGTCTCGTCCACCGATACTAAAATCGTGCCCCTCGGTGCTGTGTTgatttttctaagtttttgttttgttcttcttcactggttttGATGGGATTTGATGGCACGGTGGGTTGTGGTTGTACAGtaatttttatgggtttgatgGTGGTTGTGATTGGAAGTTGGTGGatgaatgaaatattattttattgtagtgtttatattattttattctgttaaaagctaaaaatagctccactgctgtagGATGTGAGAAGggaaaatagataaagtaactttgtGTGTAactaaaaagctaaaaatttagctccattgctgtggatgctcttagggaTAAAGCtgatcaatttaaaaatattttaaacatgGCTACCCACTTGGTCCaaatgcaaaataattttttcactacttaaaaaaagggaaagaaaatggGCCGTTACCAACGACAAGGTGTTTTTTAGTGCTTGAATCCACCCTCTCGGCTTCAGGTGTGTTGAAATCAAGAATCTAGACTCAAATAGGCGGTAGTAGTACAGACTACAGACTGTACAAACCCACGACGACACAAAGAGGAGAAAACCCTCGTTTACTCCCTTCCTCTACTTCAGGACCTGAGACAGTGACAATGGCGTCTTCTGGAATTAGGGCATTGAGAGGTTGCAGGGCACTCTTAGCCCCAGCCAAGTCCTCTGCTTCTGCTGCAGCTGCTGAGGTTACCaagaccaccaccaccacctcaaAGCAGCCAAAGCCAAAGGCAACAGCGAAGCCAAAATCACCAAAGACAGCAAAGGCCACTCCACCTACATCTACATCTACATCTACAACAAAGCCCACAAGAGCCTCCGGGATACAGAAGGTGAGTCCAATCTCTCCGCAACTCCAGACCTTCCTGGGTGC from Castanea sativa cultivar Marrone di Chiusa Pesio chromosome 11, ASM4071231v1 harbors:
- the LOC142614920 gene encoding uncharacterized protein LOC142614920, with the translated sequence MASSGIRALRGCRALLAPAKSSASAAAAEVTKTTTTTSKQPKPKATAKPKSPKTAKATPPTSTSTSTTKPTRASGIQKVSPISPQLQTFLGAPEASRPDAVKQIWSYIKLHNLQNPADKREIYCDEKLKALFDGKDKVGFLEIGKLLFRHFIKTE